One genomic window of Salvelinus namaycush isolate Seneca chromosome 22, SaNama_1.0, whole genome shotgun sequence includes the following:
- the slc29a1a gene encoding equilibrative nucleoside transporter 1a, with protein MTAINAPQDKYNAVWIIFFVLGLGTLLPWNFFMTATMYFTSRLKDPAVEGSVNLTANATVDEADTRNVLESKFNNVMTLCAMVPLLIFTCLNSFIHQRIPQNCRIAGSLSVILLVFLLTAVLVKVDMSPLPFFCFTMIKIICINSFGAVLQGSLFGLAGMLPASYTAPIMSGQGLAGTFAAFSMICALASGSALQDSAFGYFITACVVVFLAILSYFALPRMDFFQYYLESNGSRPAGGDEENKMDLLKKDSPAQKRPVVSLTEEETRSTISVFAIFKRIWVMALSVCFVFTITIGTFPAVTVDVRSTVADGGAWDKYFIPVSCFLLFNVMDWAGRSLTAVCMWPGKDSIILPVMVGLRVVFVPLFMLCNVQPRNYLPVPFAHDAWYILFMIFFSFSNGYLASLCMCFGPKKVAQHEAETAGAIMAFFLSLGLALGAALSFVFRIII; from the exons ATGACGGCCATCAATGCTCCACAGGACAA GTATAATGCGGTGTGGATAATTTTCTTCGTCCTTGGCTTGGGAACCCTCCTGCCATGGAACTTCTTCATGACTGCAACCATG TACTTCACCAGCCGACTGAAGGACCCGGCCGTCGAAGGCTCAGTGAATCTGACGGCCAACGCCACGGTAGATGAGGCAGACACGAGGAACGTCCTGGAGTCCAAGTTCAACAATGTGATGACCCTGTGTGCCATGGTGCCCCTGCTCATCTTCACCTGCCTTAACTCCTTCATCCACCAGAG GATCCCTCAGAATTGCCGTATCGCCGGCTCCCTGTCTGTGATCCTGTTGGTGTTCCTGTTGACGGCGGTGCTGGTCAAAGTGGACATGAGCCCTCTCCCCTTCTTTTGTTTCACCATGATCAAAATTATCTGCATCAATT CGTTTGGGGCAGTGCTGCAGGGCAGTTTGTTTGGCCTGGCTGGGATGCTGCCGGCCTcctacactgcacctatcatgaGTGGACAGGGCCTCGCCGGGACCTTCGCTGCCTTCTCTATGATCTGTGCCCTGGCCA gtggCTCGGCCCTACAGGACAGTGCCTTTGGCTACTTCATCACAGCGTGCGTGGTCGTCTTCCTGGCCATCCTGTCCTACTTCGCTCTGCCCAGAATG GACTTTTTCCAGTACTACCTGGAAAGTAATGGATCCAGGCCAGCCGGCGGAGATGAAGAGAACAAGATGGACCTTTTGAAAAAAG ACAGCCCAGCACAGAAGAGGCCggtggtcagtctgacagaggaGGAAACCAGGTCCACCATATCTGTGTTTGCCATCTTTAAACGG ATCTGGGTAATGGCCCTTTCTGTGTGCTTCGTGTTCACCATCACCATCGGAACATTCCCTGCAGTCACAGTTGACGTCAGGTCCACTGTGGCCGATGGGGGAGCCTGGG ATAAATACTTCATCCCTGTGTCGTGTTTCCTGCTCTTCAACGTGATGGACTGGGCAGGCAGAAGTCTGACGGCCGTGTGTATGTGG CCCGGTAAGGACAGCATCATCCTGCCAGTCATGGTGGGTCTCCGTGTGGTCTTCGTGCCTCTCTTCATGCTGTGTAACGTCCAGCCCAGGAACTACCTGCCCGTGCCGTTCGCCCACGACGCCTGGTACATCCTCTTCATGATCTTCTTCTCCTTCAGCAACGGCTACCTGGCCAGCCTCTGCATGTGCTTCGGACCAAA GAAAGTGGCACAACACGAAGCGGAGACAGCCGGCGCCATCATGGCCTTCTTCCTGTCTCTGGGTTTGGCTCTGGGAGCAGCCCTGTCCTTCGTCTTCAGAATCATTATCTAG
- the LOC120017716 gene encoding atlastin-2-like isoform X1: MAEVSGLRKRNHFEQNRKRHVFDEGAGGVEDVPLSLPDRKPPPRMAHRAEADSETDKEWEQAPELTAADQSPVKEQPVEEVVEEKARPIQIVLAHEDDHKFELDTAALEKLLLQEDVRDLNVVVVSVAGAFRKGKSFLLDFMLRYMLNQQEEQSDSWVGVDDEPLTGFSWRGGCERETTGIQVWSQVFVVNKPDGSKVAVLLVDTQGAFDSQSTIKDCATVFALSTMTSSVQVYNLSQNIQEDDLQHLQLFTEYGRLALEEIYLKPFQSLMFLIRDWSYPYEHNYGLEGGKRFLEKRLQVKQNQHEELQTVRKHIHSCFSNIGCFLLPHPGLKVATNPMFDGRLKDIDGDFKEALGNLVPLLLAPENLVEKEIGGAKVTCRDLVEYFKAYIKIYQGEELPHPKSMLQATAEANNLTAVAGAKDTYSKSMEMVCGGDKPYIAPADLERCHEEFKECSVRQFRSVKKMGGEDFCKKYQEQLEGELDEAYSNFHKHNEGKNIFYAARTPATLFVVMFTTYIVSGLTGFIGMNTIAVLANLVMGVALMTLCMWAYVKYSGEFRDVGTIIDLLAETLWEQVLKPLSEQYMEDNVRQTVVNSIRASLTEQATQHAKLKSH, from the exons ATGGCGGAGGTTAGCGGGCTGAGGAAACGGAATCATTTCGAACAAAACCGCAAAAGACACGTCTTTGACGAAG GTGCGGGTGGTGTGGAAGATGTTCCTCTGTCCCTGCCAGATCGGAAGCCTCCTCCCAGGATGGCACATCGGGCAGAGGCGGATAGCGAGACAGACAAGGAGTGGGAACAGGCCCCAGAGCTGACTGCTGCCGATCAGAGTCCTGTCAAGGAGCAGCCTGTAgaagaggtggtggaggagaagGCTCGGCCCATCCAGATTGTCCTGGCTCACGAAGACGACCACAAATTTGAGCTGGACACGGCGGCTCTAGAGAAGCTCTTACTGCaggaggatgtcagagaccttAATGTGGTGGTGGTGTCAGTGGCTGGGGCCTTCCGTAAGGGCAAGTCCTTCCTGCTGGATTTCATGCTCCGATACATGCTCAACCAG CAGGAGGAGCAGTCAGACTCGTGGGTTGGGGTTGATGATGAGCCGCTGACAGGGTTCAGCTGGAGAGGAGGCTGTGAGAGGGAGACCACAGGGATCCAGGTCTGGAGTCAGGTGTTTGTGGTCAACAAGCCGGATGGGAGCAAG GTTGCTGTTCTGCTAGTGGATACACAAGGAGCCTTCGACagccagtctaccataaaggactgTGCAACGGTTTTTGCCTTGAGCACCATGACCAGCTCTGTACAG GTGTATAACTTGTCCCAGAATATTCAGGAGGATGATCTTCAGCATCTCCAG CTCTTCACAGAATACGGCCGGCTTGCTTTGGAGGAAATCTATCTAAAACCCTTCCAG TCTCTCATGTTCCTCATCAGAGACTGGAGCTATCCATATGAGCACAACTATGGACTGGAGGGAGGTAAACGCTTTCTAGAAAAGAGACTGCAG GTGAAACAGAACCAGCATGAGGAACTGCAGACCGTGAGGAAACACATCCACTCCTGCTTCTCCAACATCGGTTGCTTCCTCTTGCCCCATCCCGGCCTCAAAGTGGCCACCAACCCCATGTTTGACGGCAGATTAAAAG ACATTGATGGTGACTTTAAGGAGGCGCTGGGCAATCTGGTGCCCTTACTGCTGGCTCCTGAGAACCTGGTGGAGAAGGAGATTGGAGGGGCTAAAGTGACCTGCAGAGATCTAGTGGAGTACTTTAAG GCCTATATAAAGATCTATCAAGGGGAGGAGCTTCCTCATCCTAAGTCAATGTTACAG GCAACGGCTGAAGCCAACAACCTTACAGCAGTTGCTGGAGCAAAAGACACTTACAGCAAAAGCATGGAAATG GTGTGTGGAGGGGACAAGCCCTACATCGCCCCTGCAGACTTGGAACGCTGCCACGAGGAGTTCAAGGAGTGCTCGGTGCGTCAGTTCCGCTCTGTGAAGAAGATGGGAGGGGAGGACTTCTGCAAGAAATACCAGGAGCAGCTGGAGGGTGAGCTGGATGAGGCCTACTCCAACTTCCACAAGCACAACGAGGGCAAGAACATCTTCTACGCTGCACGCACGCCCGCCACGCTCTTCGTTGTCATGTTCACCACCTACATCGTCTCAGGGCTGACCGGCTTCATTGGAATGAACACTATTGCCGTGCTGGCCAACCTGGTCATGGGCGTGGCTCTCATGACTCTCTGCATGTGGGCCTACGTCAAATACTCAGGGGAGTTCAGAGATGTGGGCACCATCATAGACCTGTTGGCAGAGACACTCTGGGAACAG gTGTTGAAGCCTCTGAGTGAGCAATATATGGAGGATAACgttagacagactgtggttaacTCCATCAGAGCCAGTCTGACGGAACAGGCCACACAGCACGCAAAGTTAAAGTCACACTGA
- the LOC120017716 gene encoding atlastin-2-like isoform X2, which yields MAEVSGLRKRNHFEQNRKRHVFDEGAGGVEDVPLSLPDRKPPPRMAHRAEADSETDKEWEQAPELTAADQSPVKEQPVEEVVEEKARPIQIVLAHEDDHKFELDTAALEKLLLQEDVRDLNVVVVSVAGAFRKGKSFLLDFMLRYMLNQEEQSDSWVGVDDEPLTGFSWRGGCERETTGIQVWSQVFVVNKPDGSKVAVLLVDTQGAFDSQSTIKDCATVFALSTMTSSVQVYNLSQNIQEDDLQHLQLFTEYGRLALEEIYLKPFQSLMFLIRDWSYPYEHNYGLEGGKRFLEKRLQVKQNQHEELQTVRKHIHSCFSNIGCFLLPHPGLKVATNPMFDGRLKDIDGDFKEALGNLVPLLLAPENLVEKEIGGAKVTCRDLVEYFKAYIKIYQGEELPHPKSMLQATAEANNLTAVAGAKDTYSKSMEMVCGGDKPYIAPADLERCHEEFKECSVRQFRSVKKMGGEDFCKKYQEQLEGELDEAYSNFHKHNEGKNIFYAARTPATLFVVMFTTYIVSGLTGFIGMNTIAVLANLVMGVALMTLCMWAYVKYSGEFRDVGTIIDLLAETLWEQVLKPLSEQYMEDNVRQTVVNSIRASLTEQATQHAKLKSH from the exons ATGGCGGAGGTTAGCGGGCTGAGGAAACGGAATCATTTCGAACAAAACCGCAAAAGACACGTCTTTGACGAAG GTGCGGGTGGTGTGGAAGATGTTCCTCTGTCCCTGCCAGATCGGAAGCCTCCTCCCAGGATGGCACATCGGGCAGAGGCGGATAGCGAGACAGACAAGGAGTGGGAACAGGCCCCAGAGCTGACTGCTGCCGATCAGAGTCCTGTCAAGGAGCAGCCTGTAgaagaggtggtggaggagaagGCTCGGCCCATCCAGATTGTCCTGGCTCACGAAGACGACCACAAATTTGAGCTGGACACGGCGGCTCTAGAGAAGCTCTTACTGCaggaggatgtcagagaccttAATGTGGTGGTGGTGTCAGTGGCTGGGGCCTTCCGTAAGGGCAAGTCCTTCCTGCTGGATTTCATGCTCCGATACATGCTCAACCAG GAGGAGCAGTCAGACTCGTGGGTTGGGGTTGATGATGAGCCGCTGACAGGGTTCAGCTGGAGAGGAGGCTGTGAGAGGGAGACCACAGGGATCCAGGTCTGGAGTCAGGTGTTTGTGGTCAACAAGCCGGATGGGAGCAAG GTTGCTGTTCTGCTAGTGGATACACAAGGAGCCTTCGACagccagtctaccataaaggactgTGCAACGGTTTTTGCCTTGAGCACCATGACCAGCTCTGTACAG GTGTATAACTTGTCCCAGAATATTCAGGAGGATGATCTTCAGCATCTCCAG CTCTTCACAGAATACGGCCGGCTTGCTTTGGAGGAAATCTATCTAAAACCCTTCCAG TCTCTCATGTTCCTCATCAGAGACTGGAGCTATCCATATGAGCACAACTATGGACTGGAGGGAGGTAAACGCTTTCTAGAAAAGAGACTGCAG GTGAAACAGAACCAGCATGAGGAACTGCAGACCGTGAGGAAACACATCCACTCCTGCTTCTCCAACATCGGTTGCTTCCTCTTGCCCCATCCCGGCCTCAAAGTGGCCACCAACCCCATGTTTGACGGCAGATTAAAAG ACATTGATGGTGACTTTAAGGAGGCGCTGGGCAATCTGGTGCCCTTACTGCTGGCTCCTGAGAACCTGGTGGAGAAGGAGATTGGAGGGGCTAAAGTGACCTGCAGAGATCTAGTGGAGTACTTTAAG GCCTATATAAAGATCTATCAAGGGGAGGAGCTTCCTCATCCTAAGTCAATGTTACAG GCAACGGCTGAAGCCAACAACCTTACAGCAGTTGCTGGAGCAAAAGACACTTACAGCAAAAGCATGGAAATG GTGTGTGGAGGGGACAAGCCCTACATCGCCCCTGCAGACTTGGAACGCTGCCACGAGGAGTTCAAGGAGTGCTCGGTGCGTCAGTTCCGCTCTGTGAAGAAGATGGGAGGGGAGGACTTCTGCAAGAAATACCAGGAGCAGCTGGAGGGTGAGCTGGATGAGGCCTACTCCAACTTCCACAAGCACAACGAGGGCAAGAACATCTTCTACGCTGCACGCACGCCCGCCACGCTCTTCGTTGTCATGTTCACCACCTACATCGTCTCAGGGCTGACCGGCTTCATTGGAATGAACACTATTGCCGTGCTGGCCAACCTGGTCATGGGCGTGGCTCTCATGACTCTCTGCATGTGGGCCTACGTCAAATACTCAGGGGAGTTCAGAGATGTGGGCACCATCATAGACCTGTTGGCAGAGACACTCTGGGAACAG gTGTTGAAGCCTCTGAGTGAGCAATATATGGAGGATAACgttagacagactgtggttaacTCCATCAGAGCCAGTCTGACGGAACAGGCCACACAGCACGCAAAGTTAAAGTCACACTGA